The Xiphias gladius isolate SHS-SW01 ecotype Sanya breed wild chromosome 4, ASM1685928v1, whole genome shotgun sequence genome includes a window with the following:
- the msra gene encoding mitochondrial peptide methionine sulfoxide reductase isoform X4 — protein MAMFGMGCFWGAERKFWRQKGVYSTQVGYAGGYTPNPTYKEVCTGRTGHTEVVRVVFHPDQTSFPNLLKVFWESHDPTQGMRQGNDIGTTYRSAIYTYTKQQLEEALASKDQYQKVLTEEGFGPITTEIAEAKPFYYAEDYHQQYLSKNPDGYCGLGGTGVSCPIGIKTKA, from the exons gtATGGGCTGTTTCTGGGGAGCAGAGAGGAAGTTTTGGAGGCAAAAAGGGGTTTATTCCACCCAAGTGGGCTACGCTGGGGGATACACACCTAACCCCACCTACAAGGAAGTCTGCACAG GTAGGACAGGCCACACGGAGGTTGTGAGAGTTGTCTTCCATCCAGACCAGACCAGCTTCCCCAACCTGCTAAAAGTGTTCTGGGAAAGCCACGACCCAACTCAAG ggatGCGTCAGGGTAACGATATCGGGACGACGTACCGCTCTGCCATCTACACCTACACAAAGCAGCAGCTCGAGGAAGCTTTGGCCTCCAAAGATCAGTACCAGAAG GTGCTAACGGAGGAGGGTTTTGGTCCGATCACAACAGAAATAGCTGAAGCCAAGCCATTCTATTACGCTGAGGATTACCACCAGCAGTACCTGAGCAAAAACCCCGACGGATACTGCGGCCTGGGGGGGACAGGAGTCTCCTGCCCGATAGGAATCAAGACGAAGGCTTAG